One segment of Bacteroidales bacterium DNA contains the following:
- a CDS encoding urocanate hydratase → MNYSEFINKYARHPEYHSPTGNKLNALSWQTEAPLRMLLNNLNREVAENPAELIVYGGTGQAARNPEALQEIIRILLTLKEDQSLLIQSGKPVGIIRSHPEAPRVLIANSNLVPAWANWEYFNNLRERGLIMYGQMTAGSWIYIGSQGILQGTFETFAECGKKYFSNKTAGKLLVSGGLGGMGGAQPLAATMAGYTFLGVDVDEERIKKRLHTGYIDRVTSSYEEAIKMARESMQNHKPVSIGLTGNIGDILERMLSENIIPDVVTDQTSAHDPVNGYVPAGIPYREALSLRKNNPDDYRRRSLRSMARHVGFMLEMKKRGSVVFDYGNNLREFARQGGEKNAFDYQGFVPEFIRPLFCEGKGPFRWAALSGDPEDILITDDALRETFPDNTHMIHWLDEAEKKISCQGLPSRICWLGMGEREKAGLVFNKLVKSGKLKAPVVIGRDHLDCGSVASPYRETEGMKDGSDAVSDWPLLNLMANTSGGATWVSFHHGGGVGIGYSQHAGMVVLADGTKRAETCLHRVLHNDPAMGIFRHADAGYDEALLNREKFGLS, encoded by the coding sequence ATGAACTATTCGGAATTTATTAATAAATACGCCCGGCATCCCGAATACCATTCTCCAACGGGAAATAAACTTAACGCGTTAAGCTGGCAGACAGAGGCTCCTCTAAGGATGCTTCTGAATAACCTGAACCGCGAGGTAGCGGAAAATCCGGCAGAACTTATTGTTTACGGTGGAACCGGTCAGGCGGCGCGGAATCCTGAAGCATTGCAGGAAATCATCAGAATACTTCTGACCCTGAAGGAAGACCAGAGCCTGCTCATTCAGTCGGGAAAGCCGGTGGGTATTATCCGCTCCCATCCCGAGGCACCACGTGTCCTGATTGCCAACAGCAACCTGGTGCCCGCATGGGCAAACTGGGAATATTTCAATAACCTGAGGGAAAGGGGACTTATCATGTATGGCCAGATGACAGCAGGAAGCTGGATTTATATAGGTTCGCAGGGAATTTTGCAGGGGACTTTTGAGACCTTCGCCGAGTGCGGAAAGAAATATTTCAGCAATAAAACAGCCGGTAAATTGCTTGTCTCCGGTGGTCTTGGGGGAATGGGCGGTGCCCAGCCTCTTGCCGCCACAATGGCCGGTTATACCTTCCTTGGTGTGGATGTAGATGAAGAAAGGATCAAAAAACGCCTTCATACAGGGTATATCGACAGGGTGACATCCTCCTATGAGGAAGCCATAAAAATGGCCCGTGAATCAATGCAAAACCATAAGCCGGTTTCAATAGGATTAACAGGGAATATAGGCGATATCCTGGAACGGATGCTCAGCGAGAACATCATTCCGGATGTGGTTACCGACCAGACTTCCGCCCACGATCCTGTAAACGGGTATGTTCCGGCCGGCATTCCTTACCGTGAGGCACTCAGCCTGAGAAAAAACAACCCCGATGATTACCGCCGGCGGTCGCTCAGGAGCATGGCCCGTCATGTTGGTTTTATGCTTGAAATGAAAAAGAGGGGCAGTGTAGTGTTTGATTATGGCAACAACCTTAGGGAATTTGCAAGACAGGGCGGTGAGAAAAATGCATTCGATTACCAGGGTTTTGTTCCTGAATTTATACGGCCTCTTTTCTGCGAAGGAAAAGGACCTTTCCGCTGGGCGGCTTTGTCGGGCGATCCGGAAGATATTCTTATAACTGACGATGCTTTGAGGGAAACATTCCCTGATAATACACATATGATCCACTGGCTTGATGAGGCGGAAAAGAAAATTTCGTGCCAGGGCCTTCCTTCAAGGATCTGCTGGCTGGGAATGGGCGAAAGGGAAAAGGCAGGGCTTGTTTTCAATAAGCTTGTGAAATCGGGTAAACTAAAGGCCCCTGTTGTAATCGGCCGCGATCATCTCGATTGTGGATCAGTGGCCTCACCTTACCGTGAAACCGAAGGGATGAAGGACGGCAGTGATGCGGTTTCTGACTGGCCTTTGCTGAACCTGATGGCCAATACGAGCGGTGGTGCCACCTGGGTGTCATTTCATCACGGCGGAGGAGTTGGTATAGGCTATTCACAACATGCAGGCATGGTGGTTCTGGCCGACGGAACAAAACGGGCAGAAACATGCCTTCACAGAGTGCTTCACAATGATCCGGCAATGGGAATATTTCGCCATGCGGATGCCGGGTATGATGAAGCCCTGCTGAACAGGGAAAAATTTGGCCTTTCATGA
- the hutH gene encoding histidine ammonia-lyase, producing MTTFRYGIDRMTPGIAVDICRGTIKGELTQEAAAKISANRAAVDEIVAGGTTVYGINTGFGPLCTTVISDEDTRKLQMNLLLSHAVGVGDLIDEEISRMMLILKVHSLAMGFSGISLTTLQRILWHIENNITPCVPSQGSVGASGDLAPLAHLFLPLIGFGTVFSDGRIVKAGEILRRHNLNALEMGPKEGLALINGTQFIAAHAVVFVARMQNCLDNADIIAAMNLEAMLGSVKAFDPALHELRPYRGVIYVAERMRTIIGQSEIVESHRNCHRVQDPYSLRCIPQVHGATRNAYIHLKQLLTIELNSVTDNPIVFSKDKSISGGNFHGQPMALPIDYAAFSAAELGNISDRRIYLSLMDTIEGLPKLLMKETGLNSGFMIPQYTTAALVSENKSLCFPASADSIPTSLGQEDHVSMGSVSSRKALQIIGNLEKILGIELFCAAQGMDFRKPLKSGPLMEACHAHVRSKIPHIDRDVYLGDYINSAVAMVKNQELTKLTTELALDLNIDFKNSLHELFGIY from the coding sequence ATGACAACATTCCGATACGGCATCGACAGGATGACACCCGGTATAGCCGTAGATATTTGCAGGGGAACTATAAAAGGTGAACTCACACAGGAAGCAGCGGCAAAAATTTCCGCCAATCGTGCGGCAGTAGATGAAATAGTTGCAGGCGGCACAACGGTTTATGGTATTAACACCGGTTTTGGTCCGCTATGTACCACGGTGATATCCGATGAAGACACCCGCAAGCTGCAAATGAACCTGTTGTTAAGCCATGCTGTTGGAGTTGGTGATCTCATCGATGAAGAAATCAGCCGGATGATGCTCATTTTGAAAGTGCATTCCCTGGCAATGGGATTTTCAGGAATATCGCTGACAACCCTTCAGCGCATTTTGTGGCATATTGAAAATAACATTACACCCTGCGTGCCTTCACAGGGTTCGGTAGGCGCATCAGGAGATCTCGCACCGCTTGCCCATCTATTTCTACCCCTTATCGGTTTCGGCACCGTTTTCTCTGATGGAAGAATCGTAAAGGCCGGTGAAATACTCCGCAGGCATAACTTAAATGCACTTGAGATGGGACCTAAAGAAGGATTGGCTCTTATCAACGGAACCCAGTTCATTGCAGCCCATGCCGTAGTTTTTGTCGCGAGGATGCAGAACTGCCTGGATAACGCCGATATCATTGCCGCCATGAACCTCGAAGCCATGCTGGGCTCGGTAAAAGCTTTTGACCCTGCTCTTCATGAGTTGAGGCCCTACCGTGGTGTAATTTATGTGGCAGAGCGAATGAGAACAATTATCGGGCAGTCCGAAATTGTCGAATCACACCGCAACTGTCATCGGGTGCAGGATCCATATTCATTGCGGTGTATTCCGCAGGTGCATGGTGCAACCCGTAATGCCTATATACACCTTAAACAGTTGCTTACAATTGAATTGAATTCGGTCACCGACAACCCCATTGTATTCAGTAAAGACAAATCCATAAGCGGCGGCAATTTTCACGGGCAGCCTATGGCTTTACCCATTGATTACGCAGCATTCTCTGCCGCTGAACTCGGGAATATTTCCGACAGGCGCATTTACCTGTCGCTAATGGACACTATTGAAGGACTTCCGAAACTGCTGATGAAAGAAACCGGGCTGAACTCAGGTTTCATGATTCCCCAATATACAACCGCTGCCCTTGTTAGTGAAAACAAGTCGTTGTGTTTCCCTGCCAGCGCCGACAGTATACCTACATCCCTCGGACAGGAGGACCACGTGAGCATGGGTTCCGTAAGTTCGCGTAAAGCTTTGCAGATCATTGGCAATCTGGAAAAAATATTGGGAATTGAATTGTTCTGTGCCGCACAGGGCATGGATTTCAGAAAACCTCTCAAATCCGGACCTCTTATGGAAGCCTGCCATGCTCATGTTCGTTCTAAAATACCCCATATCGACAGGGATGTTTACCTCGGCGACTATATTAACTCGGCCGTTGCCATGGTGAAAAACCAGGAGCTGACAAAGCTGACAACCGAACTGGCCCTTGATCTCAACATCGATTTTAAAAACAGTCTCCATGAACTATTCGGAATTTATTAA
- a CDS encoding cyclic 2,3-diphosphoglycerate synthase, whose product MAAKNVIIIGAAGRDFHNFNTCFRDNPEYNVVAFTAAQIPDIADRKYPAELAGKLYPDGIPIFAENDLEDLIRKLKVDECVFSYSDIPYNRVMHIGARVNAAGADFKLAGTAKTMLKSTKPVIAVGAVRTGCGKSQTSRRVIEILMQKGLKVVAVRHPMPYGNIAEQKVQRYATLEDLVKHKCTIEEMEEYEPHVARGNVIYAGVDYEAILRAAEKDPDGCDVILWDGGNNDFPFYKPDLTITVTDPHRPGHELSYYPGEITLRLADVVVINKIDTASPENIQTVRANITIANPRAMVIDAASPISLNKPELIRGKSVLAIEDGPTLTHGEMKLGAGTVAAMKWGAKELVDPRAYAVGKIKDTFNTYPNIGTLLPAMGYGKQQIADLEKTINATPCDVVVIGTPIDLNRIIKINKPTVTVTYDLQEIGSPNLQIVLDEFVKKMNL is encoded by the coding sequence ATGGCCGCTAAAAATGTAATTATCATTGGTGCTGCAGGAAGAGATTTCCATAATTTCAACACTTGTTTCAGGGATAATCCCGAGTATAACGTAGTCGCATTTACAGCAGCACAGATACCTGACATTGCCGATAGAAAGTACCCTGCCGAACTGGCTGGTAAGTTATATCCCGATGGTATTCCCATCTTTGCCGAGAATGACCTTGAAGATCTGATCCGTAAGCTTAAGGTGGATGAGTGTGTTTTCTCTTACAGCGATATTCCCTATAACCGCGTCATGCATATTGGTGCCCGTGTCAATGCTGCTGGTGCTGATTTTAAACTGGCGGGAACTGCAAAGACCATGCTGAAGAGCACAAAACCTGTGATTGCTGTTGGTGCAGTGAGAACAGGATGCGGAAAATCACAGACATCAAGGAGAGTGATCGAGATCCTGATGCAAAAAGGACTGAAAGTGGTTGCCGTACGTCACCCGATGCCTTACGGCAATATTGCCGAGCAGAAGGTTCAGCGCTACGCCACCCTCGAAGACCTCGTCAAGCATAAATGTACAATTGAGGAAATGGAAGAGTATGAACCGCATGTGGCAAGAGGCAATGTCATTTATGCCGGTGTTGATTACGAGGCTATCCTGCGCGCTGCAGAAAAAGATCCCGATGGTTGCGACGTTATCCTGTGGGATGGCGGAAACAATGATTTCCCGTTTTATAAACCCGATCTTACCATAACAGTCACTGATCCTCATCGCCCGGGTCATGAGCTTTCATACTATCCCGGCGAAATCACCCTCAGGCTGGCCGATGTGGTTGTCATAAACAAAATTGATACGGCTTCACCTGAAAACATTCAGACAGTCCGTGCCAACATTACAATTGCCAATCCCCGTGCCATGGTTATTGATGCAGCTTCCCCGATATCGCTCAATAAACCTGAACTGATCCGTGGTAAATCGGTACTGGCCATCGAAGACGGTCCCACACTCACCCACGGTGAAATGAAGCTTGGTGCCGGTACTGTTGCAGCCATGAAATGGGGCGCCAAAGAACTTGTCGATCCCCGTGCTTATGCGGTTGGTAAAATTAAAGACACATTCAATACTTATCCGAACATCGGCACCTTGTTGCCGGCCATGGGTTATGGGAAACAGCAGATTGCCGACCTCGAAAAAACAATCAATGCAACTCCCTGCGATGTGGTTGTAATTGGTACTCCGATTGATCTTAACCGCATTATTAAGATCAACAAACCGACTGTAACCGTAACCTATGATTTGCAGGAGATCGGTTCACCCAACCTGCAGATTGTGCTGGATGAATTTGTAAAAAAGATGAACCTGTAA
- a CDS encoding ATP-binding protein gives MKGRVYYFTFLLFYLILVQAKPQEPNPGNHNVLYLNSYSMGYTWADSVSSGVLSVFSKRDDINVFVEFLDAKRFGNKSFPEIYKLYKKKFRSIEFDVALVSDNDALDFMMDYGDSLFPGVPVVICGINDPYDYNFDNKPYYGILDGIDLKDEIDMIAMVSPVTRKLYFISDSATTTNLLNIRNVKKLEPLFKGRFEFSYLCKYDPGVLIQKVKTLEPGSAVALINYSQDINGNPVNPESIYLNVLRHSPVPVFMESETLLGKGIAGGIFIKGRIHGSEAAQMALKFIDDKNYIPEQRFRKPVNSYYFDYRILKRFKIPERNLPHGSLVINRPQIILLKYLRIILPLLVVIGFLLAIVMHLLKNISKRKKAEAVLAAANQQVKEMNTELEEVNEHLSFTIEELRRAQLKAEESDRLKSAFLANMSHEIRTPLNAIIGFSSLLGDWNLNPDERENYFRIISSNSNQLLHIIEDILDLSRIEAGQMKILTEVFPVNDVLGELTESFRGQTNPGVSILLAKNSSNIMLRTDCARFRQIISNLVSNALKFTLKGFVQIGYDIISENNITFYVRDTGSGISETNLLNIFNRFWKSDDESGSFKSGTGLGLSICKSLAQALGGKIWAESVLNKGSVFYLSLPDFEVLPSEIKPDSVGPVTRASHDWNNLTIAIAEDEISNQYLLTRILKNYQAEVLCFKNGKEIVEFMTDNSERKISLVLMDLKMPVMDGFTAYKLIRGINHDIPVIAQTAYAMVEDLERIKNAGFSDYIAKPIRHDILIEKIRNLLKI, from the coding sequence ATGAAGGGTAGAGTTTATTATTTCACATTTTTGTTGTTCTACCTGATTCTAGTCCAGGCAAAGCCTCAGGAACCAAACCCCGGAAACCATAATGTGCTTTATCTGAACTCTTACTCCATGGGATATACATGGGCTGACAGTGTGAGTTCGGGGGTTCTGAGCGTTTTCTCAAAGAGGGACGACATCAATGTATTTGTCGAATTCCTTGACGCCAAGAGGTTTGGAAATAAATCCTTTCCCGAAATCTATAAGCTTTATAAAAAGAAGTTCAGGAGCATTGAATTCGACGTGGCGCTTGTGAGCGATAACGATGCGCTTGATTTCATGATGGACTATGGTGACTCCCTGTTTCCGGGTGTCCCTGTAGTTATTTGCGGTATCAATGACCCTTACGATTATAATTTTGACAATAAACCGTATTACGGAATATTGGACGGCATTGACCTAAAGGATGAGATTGACATGATTGCCATGGTATCGCCCGTAACCCGTAAGTTATATTTCATATCGGACAGTGCAACCACAACCAATTTGCTCAATATAAGAAACGTTAAAAAATTAGAACCCTTATTTAAGGGCAGATTTGAATTCTCATACCTCTGTAAATACGATCCTGGCGTTTTAATTCAGAAGGTAAAAACCCTTGAACCAGGAAGCGCCGTTGCACTGATCAATTACTCGCAGGATATAAACGGAAACCCGGTGAATCCTGAGAGTATTTATCTTAATGTATTGCGACATTCACCTGTTCCGGTATTTATGGAAAGCGAAACCCTCCTTGGCAAGGGCATAGCTGGTGGTATTTTTATAAAAGGGCGGATACACGGAAGTGAAGCCGCCCAAATGGCCTTAAAATTCATTGATGATAAAAACTATATTCCGGAGCAAAGATTCCGGAAACCGGTAAACAGCTATTATTTCGATTACAGGATCCTGAAAAGATTCAAAATACCTGAAAGAAATCTGCCTCATGGATCCTTGGTGATCAATCGACCTCAGATTATCCTGCTAAAGTATCTCAGGATTATCCTTCCGCTTCTTGTTGTCATAGGATTTTTGCTTGCGATCGTTATGCATCTGCTCAAAAACATAAGCAAAAGAAAAAAAGCAGAGGCAGTTCTGGCAGCCGCCAATCAACAGGTAAAGGAAATGAATACCGAGCTCGAAGAAGTGAACGAACATCTGTCGTTCACAATCGAAGAACTGCGGAGGGCACAGCTTAAGGCTGAGGAATCCGACCGGCTGAAATCGGCTTTCCTTGCGAATATGTCGCATGAGATAAGAACGCCGCTTAATGCCATAATCGGATTTTCATCATTGCTTGGCGATTGGAATCTGAACCCTGACGAACGTGAGAACTATTTCAGAATCATCAGTTCAAACAGCAACCAGCTACTTCACATTATTGAGGACATTCTTGACCTGTCGCGAATTGAGGCAGGCCAGATGAAAATACTGACCGAGGTATTTCCGGTAAACGATGTGCTTGGTGAACTCACCGAAAGTTTCAGGGGACAGACTAATCCCGGTGTTTCCATTCTACTGGCTAAAAACAGCAGTAACATCATGTTACGCACTGACTGTGCCCGGTTCAGACAGATAATCAGTAACCTGGTGTCGAATGCGCTGAAGTTTACATTGAAAGGATTCGTACAGATCGGGTATGATATCATTTCGGAAAACAATATTACCTTTTATGTCAGGGACACTGGTTCCGGTATAAGTGAAACCAATCTCCTGAATATCTTCAACAGGTTCTGGAAATCGGATGACGAAAGTGGCAGTTTTAAATCTGGCACAGGGCTTGGGCTTTCAATATGCAAAAGCCTGGCACAGGCATTGGGAGGTAAAATCTGGGCGGAGTCAGTGCTAAACAAAGGATCGGTTTTTTATCTTTCACTCCCGGATTTTGAAGTGTTGCCTTCTGAAATAAAGCCTGACAGCGTAGGCCCCGTCACCAGGGCCTCGCATGATTGGAATAATCTGACAATTGCAATTGCCGAGGACGAAATAAGCAATCAGTATCTGCTCACCCGTATCCTGAAAAATTACCAGGCAGAAGTACTCTGCTTCAAAAACGGCAAGGAGATCGTTGAGTTTATGACTGACAATTCAGAAAGAAAGATCAGCCTGGTCCTGATGGACCTCAAAATGCCGGTGATGGACGGGTTTACGGCATATAAACTGATACGCGGGATAAATCATGACATTCCGGTAATTGCGCAAACCGCTTACGCGATGGTTGAAGACCTTGAGAGAATAAAAAATGCCGGATTCAGCGACTATATAGCCAAGCCGATCCGGCATGATATCCTTATCGAAAAAATAAGGAACCTGCTAAAAATATGA
- a CDS encoding glycoside hydrolase family 88 protein codes for MNTTLRFLTFFLLTLCIPAIGGAHSINSASVKSLLKKVADYQVSTPLTHTETDWTNGALYAGMVEWASIADDDKYYNWLKDIAIRNGWTYLHRKDASGRYHADDYCVGQMYLELYRKYKDPAMINPMRAYFDSILANPSTVNLEFTFTETNYPTERWSWCDALFMGPTVWAKMAAITKEKKYLDFMFKEYKATTDYLYDRQNHLFFRDSRFFTKKEENGQPVFWGRGNGWVFAGLPVIIRELPANYEHRDFFVNLYREMAAEIVSLQDKKGYWHASLLDPASYTNPEMSATSFFVYGLAWGINNGFLDKKTYYAPVMKGWKSMTEAVWPDGKVGWIQPIGEDPKHVTREMTEVYGVGAFLLAGTEISKLVK; via the coding sequence ATGAATACGACTTTGAGGTTCTTAACCTTTTTTCTGCTTACTTTATGCATCCCGGCTATTGGTGGGGCTCATAGCATAAACAGTGCTTCTGTTAAATCGTTGCTGAAAAAGGTAGCTGATTACCAGGTTTCAACGCCGTTAACGCACACGGAAACCGACTGGACTAATGGTGCACTGTATGCAGGTATGGTTGAATGGGCTTCGATCGCAGATGATGATAAATATTATAACTGGCTTAAGGATATAGCTATACGGAATGGCTGGACATACCTTCACAGAAAGGATGCCAGTGGCCGCTATCATGCCGATGATTATTGTGTAGGCCAGATGTATCTTGAGTTGTACAGGAAGTATAAGGATCCGGCGATGATTAACCCGATGCGGGCATATTTCGATTCAATCCTTGCAAACCCCTCCACCGTTAATCTTGAATTCACGTTCACTGAAACCAACTATCCGACCGAGCGCTGGTCCTGGTGTGACGCCTTGTTCATGGGGCCAACGGTGTGGGCAAAAATGGCAGCCATTACAAAAGAAAAGAAATACCTCGATTTTATGTTTAAAGAGTACAAGGCGACAACCGATTATCTGTATGACAGGCAGAACCACCTGTTTTTCAGGGATTCGAGGTTTTTTACTAAAAAGGAGGAAAACGGGCAACCTGTTTTCTGGGGAAGGGGAAATGGCTGGGTTTTTGCCGGCTTACCGGTTATTATCCGCGAACTGCCTGCCAATTATGAACATCGTGATTTTTTTGTGAATTTATACCGTGAAATGGCAGCTGAAATTGTTTCCCTGCAGGATAAAAAAGGATACTGGCATGCCAGCCTGCTTGACCCCGCCAGTTATACCAATCCTGAAATGAGCGCCACTTCGTTCTTTGTATATGGACTGGCCTGGGGAATCAACAATGGATTCCTGGATAAAAAGACATATTACGCCCCTGTAATGAAAGGCTGGAAATCAATGACCGAAGCTGTGTGGCCCGATGGTAAAGTGGGCTGGATACAGCCTATCGGGGAAGATCCCAAACATGTCACACGTGAAATGACAGAGGTATACGGCGTCGGGGCATTTCTCCTCGCCGGCACTGAAATCAGCAAACTGGTTAAATAA